TTCGcaaatcctttgaatcaaagaagccatAACCCTTGTTTTCTTCCTATACATGTTATTTGATTCGTAGAGATGCAACCATAATGATTTTTTCTTAGGATTCATCGGTACTAGACGCCAGCGGAAaattttcatccactccaaccccATGTGAAGATTCCTATATGCTCGATCAACCATCCATGCAATCCTGTAGTACCGAAGATGGCATGATATCTTATTTCCGTATTTTCCCTATTCCTATGTTTTAAAAATCCCGCGAATCAGAGAACCTTGGTGGCAACAATGCAAATTGGTTTTTGTACCCGAAATATTACAACAAGTAATTTGTGAGAATTTGAAACAAGAATAATACAAATCCAACTCCGATCCATATCCTCCAAAAATAGTCTTCAATCACTCTTTATCTAAGATAGCCACATATTAAAGAGGAGGTGTTGGGGGTTTTtagcttgatgtcatatgcaaACACAAAAAGGAACCAACATAGCGAACTTAAAGGTAAGGTCAAGCACACTTTTTTAGATAAAAGGCGTAAGGAGCGCCCGGCTTTAAATGAATAAAGCCAACAAGGCCAACGTTGTTCAATATAACAAACCAAGTAAAGAATAAACAAAGATTACATGCCATCTCAAAAGGCAAAGGATGTTAAAACAAACTAGAGCCGAAAGGATCGAACACCGAAGACATCAGGCGGTTGTTTTTGTTGACCTAGTGTACTTATTTAATCTTGTTTTGCACCACACCAGCCACCTCGACATCCTTCCTCTTTTCCAAAAGACTCCAATACCCAAAAAACAATGACCATTTGATGTAATCAACAAGTTGATTTAGAAATTTACCCGTCGCAGTCAGTTTATTGTGGCTTCCAAAGAGCCCAGGCTACAGCCGCGGAGGAATGCCATGCAATTCTTTGGTGATGACTGTTGTGGGGTGGCGTGGCACACggtaggggggggggggagagaagGCGCTAGTGCCGACTAACATGCAAGAGttgagggaggaggaggggaagcggTGGCAGTTTGACCGAGTGAGAAGAGTTGGGGCGAGGAGAGTTTTTTTAGGGTGGGTGAGGAGAGGGTTCCAGCATGGTCCCACCTATCTGAAGAGGCGGGTAGCTAGGCAGGCCCACATGGCTGTAGCACATCCAACAAAGAGGCTCCTAGATTGGAAAAGGGAATTTGGCGCTCATTGTGACAAAATGTTGGATAAATACATAAGGGTTACACATAAGCCAGCCCATGTGCAATTTTTCATTTGCTCATTTCTTTGGgccttttttccttcttttttatTCTTTCTGTTATATTCACAGCATTTTCCTTACGGGTTTTAATGGGTTTTTTACTTTCATTTTTATTCATACTTTTTTCTTCAAATCATCTTTTTTAATAAATCATAAATATTTTACAAAGATTTTTAAAAATCATCAATATTTAGTAAATTATGAATTTCGTTCTaaaattgatgaacatttttaaacttCGTGATCATTTTATATTCATGCACATTTTAAATTCATCGAGAATATTTTTAATTCGTGAATATTAAATATCATGAAAATTATTTAAAAATTGGTGAACAATCTACATTCATGAATATCTTTAAAAtttggtgaacattttttaaatgtgtCATATTAGCCCATCACGCATGAAGAAGGTCGTTGCTCAAGAGGTAAGTGAGAATTGGTTATGCGCAGGATGGTGCCTCCACCACCGTCAGGATGGCGACTTCCATGGGCCGGGGACGGCTGGGTTGGAAGGTAGTGGGCCGGAGCCGGCAGCCCAAGGGACTGGGCCGGCAGCCCCCGGGCCGAAGGCGGGAGCTGTCAGGTCGACCGTGATGAAGATGGACTCCGAGTCGGGAGAGGGCTTGATGGAGGGCTTGTGCAGATGCTCGAGGGAGACGCCAGTTGGAATGGCTTGTGATGAAGATGGACTCCGAGTCGGGAGAGGGCTTGATGGAGGGCTTGTGCAGATGCTCGAGGGAGACGCCAGTTGGAATGGCTTGCCGGGTGGAGCGGATCTTGGCGAGCATATCCGCAGCCTCGTTGTCGGCTCGAGGGATGTGGTGGAACTCACAACCCTCGAAGTTGCCGCACATCTGCTGGACCAAGAAGCGGTAGCTGGCCGTGTTGGCGTCCCTGGCATCCCGATTGCAAGAGACCTGCTGCACCACCTGGTCCAAGTTGCAACAAAGGATGTGTCGGATGCCGATCTCCTTGGCCAACCATCCCGTGGACGAGGGTTTCGTATTCCGCCACGTTGTTGGACGCGGGGAAGTGAATCTGCAGCGCATACTGCAGCCGGTCATTCTTGGGGGAATTTAGGACACTGTCGGCTCCCAAGCCAGAGTGCATCTTCAAgtcgtcgaagtgcatccgccactgtgtcgagtcgggaggcggcggtaagtactgggtttCCTCCAGTCGACGAGGAAATCAGCCAGCGCCTGGGATTTGACAGCCGTGCGAGGCTCGTAGAAAATCGTGTGGGCAGCCAGCTCGACGGCCCACATGGTGACCCTGCCGGTGGCGTCCCGGCGGCCGATGATCTCTCCGAGAGGAGCCATGCTCACCACGGTGTTGAGTGCTCCTAGAAGTACTGCTTCAGCTTGTTGGGGGCCACATACACACCGTAGCATATCTTCTagtagtgggggtagttttgcttggagaggGAGAGCACCTCGCTCAGATAGTATGATAGTACACGGGTTGCTAGACCGGCTGCGCCTTGCCTCCTCCGGGCGCTCCACCACTAGCACCACGCTGACCACGCGGGTGGTGGCCGCAATGTACAttagcatgggctccttctcagcccgcgcggccaggacaggtgcggtggagagcatgcgcttgaggtcACAGAAGGCTTCGTCCGCCTGCGGGGTCCAGTCAAATGCggtcgtcttcttcatcagctggtaTAGGGGCAAAGCCCTCTCGCCCAACCGGCTGAGAGAGGCCATGCAGTCGGTGAACTTCTGGGCTTCACGCAGTCAAGCTGGCTTGCGCACGCGCTCGATCGCCTTAATCTTCTCGGGGTTGGCCTCGATGCCACGCTCTGAGACAAGGAAACCAAGGAGCTGGCCAGGTGGCACGCCGAACACGTACTTCTCCGGGTTCAGGTTGATCTGGTACTCGCGCAGGTTGTCGAACGTCTCCTTGAGGTTGTCTAGGAGGGTGAGGTGATGCACTAGGGGAAAAAAGGGCTAGCCACAAATTTAGTTGGTGGCGCCTCATTTTCAATCCACGTCATCACTATTTTTTTAATAGTGGTGGCGTTGGCATATTTGGTACGTCACCACTATATCATTACTGGTGGCATGTCACTAAAAAGCTACGCCATtgctttttttttgcggggtaaaaATCTACGCCATTGCTATTTGGATCCAACAGCCTACCGGGTCGCAAGTTAGTGATGACGTGTAACTTTTTGTCTAAGAGCAAATATGTTGCTATGGATGGTTGATTACAACTTGGAGGACCAATTTTTTTCTCTTCTGAAACACAAGATCAGTTTCTTATTGATTGTATTTGGCTGTATATCTCACTGGTGTTAAGGAGCACTATAGCTCTGGTCACCCAAGACATATGTGATTCTTTGTAAACCAATCGCAACTATAAACTATTTTTTtccattttattttgtttttcttaaatGTTGTGCAATTGGATCACTTCATGTATAATTGAACTTTCCATCTCCATTATGCTACAAGTGCAGACCCTCTACTAGTCATTTTTTTTGCTAGATATGTGTTGTTATGCTACAGAAAGGAAAAGCGACTTGGCTATGTGTTGGGGATTTATTTATTCCCAACCTTGCATAATACTCCCACCATAAAGAAATTTTTTTTTTGTGTATTGTTTACTGCGTTacgcttatatatatatatatatatatatatatatatatatatatatatatatatatatatatatatatatattttacgGAGGGAGAATGTGTGTGGGAAATCATGGATTCCCTTATGTGTGTATATCTGTTTCCGACATAGGAGTGTTGGACCATTCATTATttcctggatctccaagagaatcacaTATGTGGGGCTGTTTCTTTTGTGAACCTAAGGACCAGCTTCTTTTGGCTGTTGGTGGTGCTGTTTCTTGTAGCCAAGCCAAGCCAAGCCATCGTGCGCCTGTTTCTTGTGTGAACCATTAATAAGCTAGCCAAGCCATGCATCGTGGGGCTGTTTCTTGTGTGAACCAAAATTCCAAGAATAGCTTGCATcgtctatctatctatctatagaAAGGACCGGACCGGACCGGTCGACCTCAGTCTCCTCCATGTTCCTTTGCTCTAGTGAGCGAGCGAAACCTTTTTGCCCAAACCAGTTGAGCAATCCATGACTGACGCGGCCGTGTGACGTGCCAAGCATCCATCTTCATACCCCTGACTCGTATCAATGGCATGTGCTTTGTGCGCTCCATTTGATCTTAATTTGCCATCGTGGTCTTGCCCTCTTCACTGCTGGCCAATGCAGTGCACATGCATGGCGCTGGTATGATCCAGTCGAGAAGCGCAAGGACACTGACACCACCCACGGCCATCTTCGGTCCGCTGCTGGCTATTTCCTTGTGTTTTGCCCATCAGTTCATCCCGATCTTGTCTGCAGCCTCCGATCCCTGCCCTAGAGAACCTCGTCGACATACGCCGGCCTAGCCCTTTGATCTTCGAACCCCAAGTTTAATCTTGGATCTTGTTTTCTTTCAGTAGATTAGATGGGTTAGTTGGTTTTTTGATTAGATTATAGATTAATTACACTCATCTTTTGCTCGTTAGTTATACCATAATGAGATATATTCTCTTTGTGTTCCCATCGAGAATGATGAGGGTGTAAAAATCCTTGTTCCCAAATAGTTCCGGTTGAATCGAAACATGGATGTATGTTCTTGCCAAGGTCTGTGTTGCTCCCTTTTAGTTTTCGCACTTGCCCTACCGATGTTTTTCCTTAAACTGGAAACTACAACTTAAATTGATAGGTGCCGCAGCATCTGTGTTTTCTAGTCATAGAACCTGTCCAAACATTGCAAGTTGCTTAACATGTTGGAATTATCTTAACCGCTTATTGACTGAAATCAGTTCCTTTTTAGGGCATCTCCAAAAAGAACACTCAAACCGCCCGCATACAGTCGGATCGTCTTCTTTAGGGTATTTTCAAAGCGGACTCTCAAACCGTCCGCATACGTCTGGATCGTGCGGTCCGCCAGACGTGTTATAACATCCTACACTAGCATGTATCGATCAGCCGAGCGGTCCGGACGTACTTTTTCCGGACAGCAGACATGTAGGACTCCGACTCCCAGCCCATCAAAAATCTCTCCCAGACACCACGCCTCCATCCTTCCATTTTCTCACATTGCCTTTTTGTCTCTTGCCTTTGTCATCACTCCACCACCATTGCACACCCCTGTTGGTACTCGACGAGTCCGTCACCTCCAGCTGTACACCCGGGATCCAAGCCGATTCTTCTCTATTGTTGGGACGAGCCTTTCCTCCGACCACCACTCGGGTACCATCCGCTCCTACGCTGCTCACCATGCGCAGCAAGTGTCCGTTGAATTGGCCGAGCTAATTGTTTTGTCCCTTCTTCTTCTTTAAAGCAATGGATTCGGATACAGAGTACATATATGAGCATTATGTCGAGTCATGATATCTTGTGGGAGGTGAAGGCCTTCACCACACTTAAAAAGTTTGTTAAAAGACATCAACGAATCTGGCATCGAGCAACTCATGAGCAACCGAAGGAAAATCTGATCGAGCATTCATGGGCGGTTAAAGAGGGCAATAATATTTGAGTGTAATATTTGAACTTATTTAAGTACAACTACCGCTATATTTGAACATTTGAAATATAAGTCTTATGCTCCTACTCCCTCCgctcctaaatataagtatttgtagtgattgcatatatatatatatatatatatatatatatatatatatatatatatatatatagacattATTTTAaaatgtagattcactcattttgctccgtgtGTAGTCCGCATTGGAATCTtaaaaaatacttatatttagggaCGGAGTGAGTATTTAGGAACAAAGGGAGTACGGAGTATATATCAATTAATGCGCTACAGTACAAGTTGAGAATGGAATAAAAGCACGCagcaatcaatcaatcaatcccGTGCTTATACAACCAACCATTCTTTTGTTCTCCATTTCCAGCTTCCTTTTGATGAGATCAGTACAAGGAAGGCTCAATGCTTCTCACTCTATTTTCTTTTTCCAGCGAAATCATCATCAATCATCAAAACAAAAATCCGAGAAATATGGCACAACCATACCATATTACTAGTACCATATACTAAATCACACACACAAACCCCTTTATTGTCGGCAAGCAAGCAGTTGATCATGGTGCAGCTGATGGGATGAAAATCCTGACAACGATCACTGTGGGTTGCAAATGAGGGCTCTGCCTTGGAAGCACGCGATGAAGACGGGAGGGATGTACCCCGTGATGCTGTTGTAGCAGGTCCAGGCGCTATCTCCAAGGCATCGCAGCAGCTGCTTGCTGATCTCTAGGCCGATGCAGTGCTCCTTGTTGGGCTCCTCCTTATCCTTGGCCAAGCATTCCCTGCCGGCGGCGAGGACGAAGCATGGCGTGAAGGTAGCCTCGTTGGTGACGGCATTCTCGGCGAAGCACCCGAGTGCGACGTTGGCGACGCAGGCCAGGTCTTCGTTGGACGTGCTTTATGCGACACACAGATTATCCTGTGTCAGTACTTATTTTCACGTGCCCTCTCTGAAATGAATGAATTGTAGAAAAGCAGGTACTGACCTTATGCCGACACACAGATTGTCCTGCGTCAgcagcgccggcgccggcgccggtgtGGTGGAGCCGCCTGCTCCGCATATGAGCAGCACTAGGACAATGAGGGACTGCTTGATGATGGCCATCGGGCTTTGGTTTGTTTGGTTGGTTGAAGAGACTCACTTCCGCATCAGATGAGATGCGTAGATTTATACGAGCTGGGCAGGAGGCAGAGCGTAAAGTTTTAAATTTTCGTGATTGCGACACAAGCCCCAGCTAACAGTAAACAGAATCTCATAGCTAAGATTTCGGCGAAAGGGACACTAGAATAAGCAAGCACAAGGAGGACTTACTAGTTGCGCGCGAGCGTTCCGAGCATTGCTCGGTTTCCGACCGGAAAGCAGGTAACTCAACTTTCCTTATTTTTTTGACGGGGTCTCAACCTTCCTTTTAAGCAGATCTGTGTGACAGAAAAATTAAGGGACGCACCTAAAATCAGTTTTGGTGGCGAGATGAGGAGGATAATAAAAAGATGGATTGGCTCGCATGGTGGACACTTTGCTTCCCTAAAAGTGAGGGAGGTAAGGGCTTTAGAGATTTACATTTTTTTTAGCCTTCCAATGCTTGCCAAGCAATGTTCGAGATTGATACCTAATCCTGATTTGTTCTGCGCAAGAATTTTAAATGCCAAGTACCACCTTAACTATGATCTGCTACAATCTACCCCTAAGAAAGGTTCACCCTTCACGTGGCCACAATATCATGTTTTGTCTTTCATCCTTCAAGCGTGGATATATTTGGAGGATTGGTACAGGGGGAGAGGATCCTATAAAGTTCGGATTGGAAGGTTATTACGCCGAAAATGTTACATCCACGGGCTCCTACGAAGAGAATACTACATAAACTTACTAACTAACTAACTATGCCCCCCGATTTTCATGGGGTGGGCCCCTCCCTTCCCTTAACTCCAATCACATCTTCCAACGTTATTGATTTTTTATTACTCTTATTACCCATCCCACGAGGTTAAACGGTAGTTAGCGATCTAATCAATGCTACTATTATTGGTTTGTGGCACGAAGAGCTCACGAGTTTAATGAGTTTGGCCAAAaaaaggagaggagaggagaggaggagattgCTAATTTGGGCGCGGTAATCTCTCCTGGCCTCTCAACGCGCGGGTCGATGTATATATAGAGCTAATTAAGCTCCTTCAACCTCACACCGCACCACAATCTCTCCTCCTACGTAGTGTGCAAACCAACCAACGCAAGACAAGAGAAGCAGCAATGGCGGTGCAGCAGTGTACGGTGGCGCTCTTGGTGGCCGTCGCCCTCGTGGCGGGGCCAGCCATCTCGTACGCTGCCGAAGCTAGCTACGCCCCAGCCGGGCCACAGCCCAAGGCCATGACCGAGGAGCAGAAGCTAATTGAGAAGGCCAACAACGCCTTCAAGGCGGCCGTGGCGGCCGCAGCCGCAGCCCCTCCAATGGACAAGGGCAAGATATTCGCGAAGACCTTCACGCAGATCTTTGGCAGCTGGTCTCTTGAGGGGGTCACCGACACGTCCAGCACCAAAGCCATTTTCAACTCCAGGGTCGGCTTCACTCTGGCGTGGGCCTCACAGAAAGCCCAGGGTGCTACCCCAGAGGCCAAGTACGAATCCTTCGTGGCCATGTTCGGCAAGTCCCTTCGCATCATCACCGGCATCCTCGAGGTCCAAGCCGGCGAGGAAGTCAAGGGGCCGATCCCTGCTAGCGAGCTCAAGGCCATCGACCAGATCGACGCCGCCTTCAGCACTGCAGCCACCGCCGCCGAAGCTGCCCCCAAAAAGGACATGTCCACCGTCTTCGACTCCGCCTTCAGCAAGGCCATCAAGGAGACCACGGGCGGTGCATACGAGGGCTACAAGTTTGTCCCCGCCGTCGAGTCCGCCGTCAAGAAAAGCTACGCCACGTTTCTTCCCAGGAATCCCCACGACAAGCGCACGCTCATTGAGTCCTTCCTGAGCGACACCATCGTCTCCATGGCCGCCGTCGTCGCCCCCGCCCCTGCCACTcccaccgccaccgccgctgccggtGGCTACAAAGTCTGAGCTCACCGCATATACTGCACGTAGATATGCATATGCGTACGTGTGTATGTGACTGTGGCAGCCGGCGAGTTTGATCGACAATCAAAATCAATTATTGGTTTTTGTTTCATGCACCGGCGATCGATGACCTCTTAgttaagtactctctccgttcggaattactcgtctaagaaatgaatgtatccagatgtattttagttgtagatacattcatttttgtgacaagtaattctgaacggagggagtacatgataAGCATGGCCATCAGCTAGCATATTCCATTCATTTTCGTATATTACATTCTTGGCCATTCAGTTTTCACCAGCTATTGGAACACTAAATTGTAACCAACCATGCATGTAGAAGATGTCATAATACACATACTTTCTACTTACTGTATTTATATCTCTA
This genomic window from Aegilops tauschii subsp. strangulata cultivar AL8/78 chromosome 4, Aet v6.0, whole genome shotgun sequence contains:
- the LOC120962364 gene encoding uncharacterized protein; its protein translation is MAIIKQSLIVLVLLICGAGGSTTPAPAPALLTQDNLCVGISTSNEDLACVANVALGCFAENAVTNEATFTPCFVLAAGRECLAKDKEEPNKEHCIGLEISKQLLRCLGDSAWTCYNSITGYIPPVFIACFQGRALICNPQ
- the LOC141021450 gene encoding pollen allergen KBG 41-like produces the protein MAVQQCTVALLVAVALVAGPAISYAAEASYAPAGPQPKAMTEEQKLIEKANNAFKAAVAAAAAAPPMDKGKIFAKTFTQIFGSWSLEGVTDTSSTKAIFNSRVGFTLAWASQKAQGATPEAKYESFVAMFGKSLRIITGILEVQAGEEVKGPIPASELKAIDQIDAAFSTAATAAEAAPKKDMSTVFDSAFSKAIKETTGGAYEGYKFVPAVESAVKKSYATFLPRNPHDKRTLIESFLSDTIVSMAAVVAPAPATPTATAAAGGYKV